In candidate division KSB1 bacterium, the following are encoded in one genomic region:
- a CDS encoding DUF2283 domain-containing protein, with protein sequence MRLTYDPRHNIAYIRFGKKQGDVETIKVSEELCIDMSPDGKVYGIELLNANEQLRREESGKL encoded by the coding sequence ATGAGACTTACTTATGATCCTCGGCATAATATTGCCTATATCAGATTTGGAAAAAAGCAGGGAGATGTAGAAACTATTAAGGTCAGCGAAGAATTATGCATAGATATGTCACCGGATGGCAAAGTGTACGGTATCGAATTGTTGAACGCAAACGAGCAGCTACGGCGTGAAGAATCAGGCAAGTTAC